From a single Lolium rigidum isolate FL_2022 chromosome 7, APGP_CSIRO_Lrig_0.1, whole genome shotgun sequence genomic region:
- the LOC124675992 gene encoding phytosulfokine receptor 2-like yields MAKCLMLLLSFAFLLSAAGTATATPCHRDDLRALRGFAENLGGGGALSLRAAWSGASCCDWEGVGCDGASGRVTALWLPRSGLTGPIPSWICQLHHLRYLDLSGNALVGEAPKNLQVQLKGITNMPLHVMRSRRSLDEQPNTISGSNNTVRSGSKNVVAGNDNTVISGDNNSVSGSNNTVVSGSDNTVTGSNHVVSGTNHIVTDNNNNVSGNDNNVSGSFHTVSGGHNTVSGTNNTVSGSNHVVSGSNKVVTDA; encoded by the coding sequence ATGGCGAAATGCTTGATGCTGCTGCTCTCCTTCGCGTTCCTCTTGTCGGCGGCCggcacggcgacggcgacgccatGCCACCGCGATGACCTCCGCGCTCTGCGGGGCTTCGCTGAGaacctgggcggcggcggcgcactcaGCCTCCGCGCCGCGTGGTCAGGCGCCTCATGCTGCGATTGGGAAGGCGTTGGCTGCGACGGTGCCAGCGGCCGTGTCACGGCTTTGTGGCTCCCCAGGAGCGGCCTCACGGGGCCAATACCGTCATGGATTTGTCAGCTTCACCACCTACGCTACTTGGATCTTTCAGGTAATGCATTGGTTGGCGAGGCACCCAAGAATCTGCAGGTACAGCTCAAAGGCATCACCAACATGCCATTGCATGTGATGCGTAGCAGAAGATCACTCGACGAGCAGCCCAATACAATTTCTGGGAGCAACAATACTGTCAGATCCGGGAGCAAAAATGTTGTTGCTGGGAATGACAACACCGTCATATCTGGGGACAACAATAGTGTGTCTGGGAGCAACAACACTGTCGTATCTGGGAGTGACAATACCGTAACCGGCAGCAACCATGTCGTATCAGGGACAAACCATATCGTTACAGACAACAACAATAATGTATCCGGGAACGATAACAATGTATCCGGGAGCTTTCATACCGTATCTGGGGGGCACAATACCGTCTCTGGGACCAATAATACCGTATCTGGGAGCAACCATGTTGTATCTGGAAGCAACAAAGTCGTGACAGATGCTTAA